A region from the Ictalurus punctatus breed USDA103 chromosome 25, Coco_2.0, whole genome shotgun sequence genome encodes:
- the LOC108257696 gene encoding SUN domain-containing protein 2-like, with the protein MFQCNQKAANQGKEMLHCSPRLLANGYYNPKVPTIRQICYKETPISIFKKRKGKCRVGGACHNLISKFNMCDFPSQEKQGPMVKSEISPQHASPPSRCFLVVRKMVLLPLLLCLLGFGVWFCYMSVNKQLFQPAEYLTRATYIRNQADLLEEIKFLKLTIRNQSLEQKKEFQKLAIRQQRLEQKDVEELIRRSLSRYRADGIGMADYALESLGAAVIASTETHKTKYCKVFGISVWCNNNGPETAIQPEVSPGKCWGFKGHQGFLLISLPYYVCITHVTLEHLPRVLSPKGHIGSAPRDFAVYGKVNKKDGGKLLGEFTYDYDGEPIQTFEISNSSNEAYGLVELRILSNWGHPEYTCVYRFRVHSQPVW; encoded by the exons ATGTTTCAATGCAACCAGAAAGCGGCAAATCAGGGTAAAG AAATGTTACACTGCAGTCCCAGATTACTCGCAAACGGGTACTATAATCCCAAGGTCCCCACAATTAGACAGATCTGCTATAAGGAGACCCCcatcag TATCTTCaagaaaaggaaagggaagTGCAGAGTGGGCGGGGCCTGTCACAACTTAATTAGCAAATTTAACATGTGTGATTTCCCGAGCCAGGAAAAAC AAGGTCCCATGGTGAAATCTGAAATATCTCCTCAGCATGCTTCCCCACCAAGCAG ATGTTTTTTAGTTGTGAGGAAGATGGTTCTTCTTCCCCTCCTCCTCTGCCTGCTGGGGTTTG gtGTTTGGTTTTGCTACATGAGTGTTAATAAACAgctgtttcagcctgcagaatATTTGACACGGGCCACATACATACGGAATCAAGCAGATCTGCTT GAAGAGATCAAGTTCCTGAAACTGACAATAAGAAATCAGAGTCTAGAACAAAAG AAAGAGTTCCAGAAACTGGCGATAAGACAACAGAGGCTAGAACAAAAG GATGTTGAAGAACTCATACGCAGATCTCTCAGCCGTTACCGAGCTGATGGTATTGGAATGGCAGACTACGCGCTGGAGTCTCTAG gtgCCGCTGTGATAGCCAGTACAGAGACCCATAAAACTAAATACTGCAAAGTGTTTGGCATCAGTGTATGGTGCAACAACAATGGCCCTGAAACAGCTatacag CCGGAGGTCTCCCCTGGTAAGTGTTGGGGATTTAAAGGTCATCAAGGTTTCCTGCTCATCTCTCTGCCCTACTATGTATGCATCACCCACGTGACCCTGGAGCACCTGCCCCGAGTGCTCTCACCCAAAGGCCACATTGGAAGCGCGCCAAGAGACTTTGCAGTTTAT GGAAAGGTTAACAAGAAAGATGGAGGGAAACTTCTTGGAGAATTCACTTATGACTACGATGGAGAACCGATCCAGACCTTCGAAATTTCG AACTCTTCGAATGAGGCTTATGGACTGGTGGAGCTGAGGATCCTCAGTAATTGGGGTCACCCTGAATACACCTGTGTTTATCGCTTTAGGGTCCACAGCCAGCCTGTCTGGTAA